Proteins from a single region of Acidianus ambivalens:
- a CDS encoding sodium:calcium antiporter, protein MADLIRFIGVLTILIIAAELLARGTENMERKFGQGIAGGVILGFLTALPETVITVYALLNREYEVAIGSAIGGNVILFTLGIGLVGLIYSFSWNRSLTMNYDYKVENNFLILNTIILAVIVFYGRFNILTAIVLSSIYIFYIFYRIKKGKDEKENDKITNLSKSVIELVIGAILILAFSDLFVKCIVAISKEFNLPIAWTSLLITPIAAELEEKISGIRLAMRNLNGGSLAIVSFVGSKIENSTLLLGLIGFFSSYSFYNSLPELISAVIANVIGIGILLDGKVTKYESILLIALYFIIIYLDLIL, encoded by the coding sequence ATGGCGGACTTAATCAGATTCATAGGAGTTTTAACAATCCTGATTATTGCTGCAGAGCTTCTTGCCAGGGGTACAGAAAATATGGAAAGAAAGTTCGGGCAAGGAATTGCTGGAGGAGTAATTTTAGGTTTTTTAACAGCATTACCGGAAACAGTAATTACTGTATACGCGTTACTTAATAGAGAATATGAAGTTGCTATTGGCTCCGCAATTGGTGGCAATGTAATATTATTTACTTTAGGCATAGGTTTGGTTGGTTTAATTTATTCATTTTCCTGGAATAGATCCCTGACGATGAATTATGATTATAAAGTTGAAAATAATTTCTTAATCCTTAATACTATTATTCTAGCTGTAATAGTTTTTTATGGTAGATTTAACATTTTGACAGCAATAGTATTGTCATCAATATACATATTTTATATTTTTTATAGAATTAAGAAGGGTAAAGATGAAAAAGAAAACGATAAAATTACCAACTTATCTAAGAGCGTTATAGAACTAGTAATAGGAGCAATTCTGATATTAGCCTTTTCAGACCTGTTTGTTAAATGCATTGTTGCAATATCTAAAGAATTTAATTTACCTATAGCTTGGACTTCGCTATTGATAACTCCAATAGCAGCAGAGCTTGAGGAAAAAATATCTGGCATTAGATTGGCAATGAGAAATTTGAATGGAGGGTCTTTGGCAATAGTTAGTTTTGTAGGAAGTAAAATAGAGAACTCTACTTTATTACTGGGATTAATTGGATTCTTCTCGTCATATAGCTTTTATAATTCTTTACCGGAACTCATATCTGCAGTTATAGCCAATGTAATAGGTATAGGTATACTTCTTGACGGTAAGGTGACTAAGTATGAGTCTATACTTCTCATAGCCTTGTATTTTATTATCATTTATCTTGACCTCATATTATGA
- a CDS encoding YidH family protein, whose product MGSPSDHLANERTFLAWVRTGIALIGFGFVIAKFALFISILKGAKTLSSSSVTYGEVMIILGGIVILYGLYSYLENEKDISRNQYTPRVLPNMIFVGIILAITVILALFII is encoded by the coding sequence ATGGGCTCTCCTTCAGATCATCTAGCAAATGAGAGAACTTTTCTGGCATGGGTTAGAACAGGAATAGCATTAATAGGCTTCGGTTTTGTAATAGCGAAATTTGCTTTATTCATATCTATTCTCAAAGGTGCAAAAACCTTATCTTCAAGCTCTGTAACTTATGGTGAAGTTATGATTATTCTGGGCGGAATTGTAATACTCTACGGCTTATATTCTTATCTAGAAAATGAAAAAGATATATCTAGGAATCAATATACACCAAGGGTCTTACCTAATATGATATTTGTAGGGATAATTTTGGCTATTACAGTAATCCTAGCACTCTTCATAATATGA
- a CDS encoding DUF1641 domain-containing protein translates to MSEGQDPLETLLKPENLEKLSKIADSLPTIEKLTNKLNEMDKKGQLDFLLNLTDQTLSLLDAVQKADLINTLISLGMEQLPKIQAIWPIIEKLTSDKTLNLLQQIDLDATLNAIEALTPMIQKLTSDKAISLLKQIDIDATLTAIEKLTPIMKALTSDKALKVLESINYGALLDSTEKLTPILQKLTSDKALKVLESLDVDTLLEATVELTPTLNRIAKTMAEMQKKGQIDELLNMMEQGVALLDAVQKADLINTLISLGMEQLPKIQAIWPIIEKLTSDRALALLQKIDVDAMLSAIEALTPMMQKLTSPKAISLIQKFDVDSTLAAIEALTPMMQKMTSERAIKLVQQLDVEGLLTAMEASLPILKKLTDERTVKTLTQIDIDSMVNMMGKLAELQKNGVLDKMVRLIDVFSDPKLVDNLVLIMEKMSKALNIWVSELPNVKPVGTMGLLRMTSDKDASYALGMMKALLEATGKAFRES, encoded by the coding sequence ATGTCTGAAGGACAAGATCCTTTAGAAACATTATTAAAACCTGAAAACCTTGAAAAATTAAGCAAAATAGCAGACTCATTACCAACAATAGAAAAACTTACAAATAAACTTAATGAAATGGATAAAAAGGGTCAATTAGACTTTCTATTAAACTTAACAGACCAAACTCTCTCACTTCTTGACGCAGTACAGAAAGCGGACCTAATTAATACACTCATATCCTTAGGAATGGAACAACTACCAAAAATACAAGCAATATGGCCAATAATAGAAAAACTAACAAGCGATAAGACATTAAACTTGCTACAACAAATAGATCTAGACGCTACATTAAACGCTATCGAAGCTCTAACCCCAATGATACAAAAGCTTACAAGCGACAAGGCAATCTCATTGTTAAAGCAGATAGATATAGACGCCACGTTAACAGCTATAGAAAAATTAACACCAATAATGAAAGCCTTGACAAGCGATAAGGCACTAAAAGTACTAGAAAGCATAAATTATGGTGCACTACTTGATTCTACAGAAAAGCTTACTCCTATACTTCAAAAATTAACAAGCGATAAGGCACTAAAAGTACTAGAAAGCCTTGATGTTGATACGTTATTAGAAGCTACGGTAGAATTAACTCCTACATTAAATAGGATTGCAAAGACTATGGCAGAGATGCAAAAGAAAGGTCAAATAGACGAACTTCTAAATATGATGGAGCAAGGAGTCGCTCTTCTTGACGCAGTACAGAAAGCGGACCTAATTAATACACTCATATCCTTAGGAATGGAACAACTACCAAAAATACAAGCAATATGGCCAATAATAGAAAAACTAACAAGCGATAGAGCTCTAGCATTATTGCAAAAAATTGACGTTGACGCAATGTTATCAGCTATAGAGGCATTAACTCCAATGATGCAAAAACTAACTTCTCCTAAAGCAATTTCGTTAATACAGAAATTTGACGTAGACTCAACATTGGCAGCCATTGAAGCTCTAACTCCAATGATGCAAAAAATGACTAGTGAGAGAGCAATAAAATTGGTGCAACAACTAGACGTAGAAGGCTTACTTACTGCAATGGAAGCCTCATTACCCATTTTAAAGAAATTAACTGACGAGAGAACTGTAAAGACGCTTACTCAAATAGACATCGATTCCATGGTTAATATGATGGGCAAATTAGCAGAATTACAAAAGAACGGAGTATTAGATAAGATGGTAAGATTAATTGACGTCTTCAGTGATCCTAAATTAGTAGATAACCTTGTTTTAATAATGGAGAAAATGAGTAAAGCACTTAATATATGGGTAAGCGAATTACCAAACGTTAAGCCAGTAGGCACTATGGGATTATTAAGGATGACATCTGA